In Nitrospira sp., one genomic interval encodes:
- the gyrA gene encoding DNA gyrase subunit A, translating into MPPDERLGQIAIEDEMRSSYLDYAMSVIVGRALPDVRDGLKPVHRRILHGMNEMGLAANRPYRKSAKIVGEIMGNYHPHGDSAIYDTLVRMAQDFNMRYMLVDGQGNYGSMDGDAAAAMRYTEARLTKLAEELLADIDKETVDFGPNYDESRVEPLVLPSKVPNLLINGAGGIAVGYATNIPTHNLGEVIEGLLLLLEHPEVTIAQLMKKIPGPDFPTAGFIYGTAGIKDAYETGRGLLTIRAKVAIETDERTDRERLIVTEIPYQVNKAKLIEKIAELAQQDRVTGISDIRDESDREGVRIVIELKRNEIPLVVLNNLYKHSQLQTTFGVNMLALVNNRPEVLNLKRILSAFIEHRREVVVRRTAYELRKAEERAHILEGLKIALDNLDAVIALIRRSPSPDVARTGLMQQFQLSEIQANAILDMRLQRLTQLERDKLIEEYREVLKQIEYLRSVLGSEALVRQIIRDELGEIKEKYQDQRRTQIVKEEAELTVEDLIAEEEVVVTISHAGYIKRNAVTLYRAQRRGGKGKIAMGIKEEDFVETLFTASTHDSLLFFTDAGKVYWLKVHEIPEASRAAKGKALVNLLALSKDEKVTATLPVKDFPADRYIVMATKLGVVKKTELSAYGNPRQGGIIAITLDAGDKLIAVEITDGQREILLGTKRGITIRFKEEDVRPMGRTAHGVRGITLEAGDEVIGMETITPDSTTAILTVTEGGYGKRTPVNEYRVQGRGGKGIISVKTTERNGLAVGFLQVRDEDEIMLMAAQGKVLRCKVDDIREIGRNTQGVRLLDLDGDDDRVVAVARLVEREEGAPEEGE; encoded by the coding sequence ATGCCGCCGGATGAACGCTTAGGACAGATTGCGATCGAAGACGAGATGCGCTCGTCGTATCTCGACTACGCCATGAGCGTGATCGTCGGGCGCGCGTTGCCGGACGTGCGCGACGGGCTCAAGCCGGTGCATCGGCGCATTCTGCACGGCATGAACGAGATGGGACTCGCCGCCAACCGGCCCTATCGCAAGTCGGCCAAGATCGTCGGCGAGATCATGGGTAACTACCATCCCCATGGCGACAGCGCGATCTACGACACCCTCGTCCGCATGGCGCAGGACTTCAACATGCGCTACATGCTGGTGGACGGCCAGGGCAACTATGGCTCCATGGACGGCGACGCGGCGGCGGCCATGCGGTACACCGAGGCCCGGCTGACCAAGCTGGCCGAGGAGTTGTTGGCGGACATCGACAAGGAGACGGTCGATTTCGGTCCGAACTATGACGAGTCCAGGGTCGAGCCGCTGGTGCTCCCCTCCAAGGTGCCGAACCTCCTGATCAACGGCGCGGGCGGCATTGCGGTCGGGTACGCCACGAACATTCCCACGCACAACCTGGGCGAGGTGATCGAGGGACTCCTGCTCTTGCTGGAGCATCCGGAGGTTACGATCGCGCAGCTGATGAAGAAGATCCCCGGCCCGGATTTTCCGACCGCCGGCTTCATCTATGGCACCGCCGGGATCAAGGACGCCTACGAGACGGGACGCGGCCTCTTGACGATCCGCGCGAAGGTCGCCATCGAGACGGATGAACGGACCGATCGCGAGCGCCTCATCGTCACCGAGATTCCGTACCAGGTGAACAAGGCCAAGCTCATCGAGAAGATCGCCGAGTTGGCGCAACAGGATCGCGTGACGGGCATCTCCGACATTCGGGACGAATCGGACCGTGAAGGCGTGCGGATCGTCATCGAACTCAAGCGGAACGAAATCCCGCTCGTGGTCCTGAACAACCTCTACAAGCACAGTCAGTTGCAGACCACGTTCGGCGTGAACATGCTGGCGTTGGTGAACAATCGGCCGGAGGTGTTGAACCTCAAGCGGATCCTGAGCGCGTTCATCGAGCATCGGCGTGAAGTCGTCGTCCGCCGCACCGCCTATGAGTTGCGCAAGGCGGAAGAACGCGCCCATATTCTGGAAGGCCTCAAGATCGCCCTGGACAATCTCGACGCGGTCATCGCGTTGATCCGCCGCTCGCCCTCGCCGGATGTGGCGCGCACCGGCTTGATGCAGCAGTTCCAACTGTCGGAAATCCAGGCCAACGCCATTCTCGACATGCGGCTGCAGCGCCTGACTCAACTCGAGCGCGACAAGCTCATCGAGGAATATCGCGAGGTGTTGAAGCAGATCGAGTACTTGCGCTCCGTGTTGGGCAGCGAGGCGCTTGTGCGCCAGATCATCCGCGACGAGTTGGGCGAGATCAAGGAGAAGTATCAGGACCAGCGGCGCACCCAGATCGTGAAGGAAGAAGCCGAGCTGACGGTGGAAGATCTGATTGCCGAAGAAGAAGTCGTCGTCACGATTTCCCACGCCGGCTACATCAAGCGCAATGCCGTCACCCTCTATCGAGCGCAGCGGCGCGGCGGCAAGGGCAAGATCGCGATGGGCATCAAGGAGGAAGATTTCGTCGAGACGCTCTTCACGGCCTCCACCCATGACTCGCTCCTGTTCTTCACGGATGCGGGTAAGGTCTATTGGCTGAAAGTGCACGAAATTCCCGAAGCCAGCCGCGCGGCCAAGGGCAAGGCCCTGGTCAACCTGCTGGCCCTTTCGAAAGACGAAAAGGTCACGGCGACCTTGCCGGTCAAGGATTTCCCCGCCGACCGCTATATCGTCATGGCCACCAAGTTGGGGGTCGTGAAGAAAACCGAATTGTCGGCCTACGGCAATCCCCGCCAGGGTGGCATCATCGCGATCACGCTGGATGCGGGCGATAAGCTGATCGCGGTGGAAATCACCGACGGCCAACGGGAGATCTTGCTCGGCACGAAACGAGGCATTACGATTCGATTCAAGGAAGAGGATGTGCGCCCCATGGGGCGCACGGCGCACGGCGTCCGGGGCATCACGCTGGAAGCCGGCGACGAAGTCATCGGTATGGAGACGATCACTCCCGATTCGACCACGGCGATCCTGACCGTGACGGAAGGCGGGTACGGCAAGCGGACGCCCGTGAACGAATATCGCGTCCAGGGCCGCGGGGGGAAGGGCATCATCAGTGTGAAGACGACCGAACGCAACGGGCTTGCGGTGGGCTTCCTCCAGGTCCGGGACGAGGATGAGATCATGCTGATGGCCGCGCAGGGCAAGGTCCTGCGGTGCAAGGTCGACGACATCCGGGAAATCGGCCGCAATACCCAGGGGGTACGGCTCCTCGACCTGGACGGCGACGACGACCGCGTTGTGGCAGTGGCGCGGTTGGTCGAACGCGAAGAAGGAGCGCCCGAAGAGGGCGAGTAA